One Edaphobacter flagellatus genomic region harbors:
- a CDS encoding sensor histidine kinase produces MTHITQSLILITLLVKLGVAAALSASLARSNVFKRILLAAHRTPRETIGLVAMICAPLVLGVLIRVKVPNFLAADISYEATILLGVLVGPLAAMAGGAAMAIPAMGHHEYWALPINLIVAAVAGTFGRFADREDVWSFSPMIDLSIYRWVTRNLRRPHLDRQILLLVLIAVLQLCLGFLSHFYPRRYFALYSYEWWVELLICATSPIVVGIPLKIWNAIRVEKKLEEQGRLLLEARLDALQRQINPHFLFNTLNSITSLVRVQPELAREMIVKLANILRVLLKDREAFVPLRDELDFTDDYLDIEVVRFGEKLKVVKEIAPETLDVVVPGMLLQPLIENSIKHGLEPRISGGTITLRSRITDDGMLQIEVEDDGVGMLVEQNETPAAVPGLPPPRSGIGMRNVRERMAVQYGELGTVEVNSRPGRGTKVTLRMPVLDAGSATWPASGREVIAAATHVMDGVMRKVDPDGRFGQALRSSTRR; encoded by the coding sequence GTGACGCATATCACGCAGTCGCTGATCCTTATCACGCTCCTGGTCAAGCTGGGAGTCGCAGCGGCTCTGTCTGCATCGCTGGCCCGATCCAATGTCTTCAAGCGCATCCTGCTGGCCGCACACAGAACGCCGCGCGAGACGATCGGACTCGTTGCCATGATCTGCGCGCCGCTTGTCCTCGGCGTCCTCATCCGCGTCAAAGTCCCCAACTTCCTCGCCGCCGACATCTCTTATGAGGCGACCATCCTGCTCGGTGTCCTCGTCGGCCCGCTCGCCGCCATGGCTGGCGGAGCCGCAATGGCGATTCCAGCCATGGGACACCACGAATATTGGGCGCTTCCCATCAACCTGATCGTCGCTGCGGTCGCCGGGACCTTCGGACGCTTTGCTGATCGCGAGGATGTCTGGTCCTTCTCGCCCATGATCGACCTCAGCATCTATCGCTGGGTCACACGCAACCTGCGCCGGCCGCATCTGGACCGCCAGATTCTGCTGCTGGTGCTGATCGCAGTCCTGCAGCTCTGCCTCGGCTTCCTCTCGCACTTCTACCCAAGACGCTACTTCGCCCTCTACTCCTACGAGTGGTGGGTCGAGTTGCTGATCTGTGCCACTTCACCCATCGTCGTCGGCATCCCGCTCAAAATCTGGAATGCGATCCGTGTTGAAAAGAAGCTGGAAGAGCAGGGAAGGCTACTGCTGGAAGCCCGGCTCGATGCCCTGCAGCGGCAGATCAATCCGCACTTCCTCTTCAACACGCTGAACTCCATCACCTCGCTGGTACGTGTACAGCCTGAGCTGGCGCGAGAAATGATCGTCAAGCTGGCCAACATCCTGCGCGTGCTCCTCAAAGATCGCGAGGCGTTCGTGCCTCTGCGCGATGAGCTGGACTTCACCGACGACTATCTCGATATCGAAGTCGTCCGCTTCGGCGAGAAGCTGAAGGTCGTCAAAGAGATCGCTCCCGAGACGCTCGACGTTGTCGTCCCCGGAATGCTCCTTCAACCGCTCATCGAGAACAGCATCAAGCACGGACTTGAACCGCGCATCAGCGGAGGAACAATCACACTGCGCAGCCGCATCACAGACGACGGTATGCTGCAGATCGAAGTGGAGGACGACGGTGTCGGCATGCTCGTCGAGCAGAATGAGACTCCAGCCGCAGTCCCCGGCCTTCCGCCACCGCGCAGCGGCATCGGCATGCGAAACGTTCGCGAGCGCATGGCCGTGCAATACGGCGAGTTGGGGACCGTCGAGGTCAACAGCCGCCCCGGCCGAGGAACAAAAGTGACGCTTCGCATGCCGGTGTTGGAT
- the ribA gene encoding GTP cyclohydrolase II gives MPFTAVHKVADADFPTRWGHFRILGFEGIVDHPEPCNDAIPAPAKRIEGAVALVMGDIHSAPPIVRIHSQCLTGDVFHSLRCDCRQQLELALATITEHGSGILLYEQQEGRGIGLMAKLKAYELQDQGLDTIEANLELGYKADCREFELPAEVLKQLGVHAVRLMTNNPAKVEALEQAGIKVTERISALVPSEPTNERYLLTKREKMGHLVS, from the coding sequence ATGCCTTTTACTGCCGTCCATAAAGTAGCCGATGCCGACTTCCCCACGCGCTGGGGACACTTCCGGATTCTTGGTTTTGAAGGCATTGTGGACCATCCTGAGCCCTGCAACGATGCCATTCCTGCTCCTGCGAAGCGGATTGAGGGCGCGGTGGCGCTGGTGATGGGCGATATCCACTCGGCTCCTCCGATTGTGCGTATCCATTCGCAGTGCCTTACGGGCGATGTGTTTCATTCGCTGCGCTGCGATTGCCGCCAGCAGCTTGAACTGGCGCTCGCTACGATTACGGAGCATGGCTCCGGCATTCTGCTGTATGAGCAGCAGGAGGGCCGCGGAATCGGGCTGATGGCCAAGTTGAAGGCCTACGAGCTGCAGGATCAGGGATTGGACACGATTGAGGCCAATCTGGAGCTTGGATACAAGGCTGACTGCCGTGAATTCGAGCTTCCCGCTGAGGTTTTGAAGCAGCTTGGCGTTCATGCCGTTCGTCTGATGACGAACAATCCGGCGAAGGTTGAGGCGCTGGAGCAGGCAGGGATCAAGGTCACGGAGAGAATTTCCGCTCTGGTCCCGAGTGAGCCCACGAATGAGCGATATCTGCTGACGAAGCGGGAGAAGATGGGGCACCTGGTCAGCTAG
- a CDS encoding DUF748 domain-containing protein, whose translation MTGRYRTLLLALGGVVALVVVAGLAVPLFLNADSFRERIEQEISSSLGRKATLGKLDLSVFSGSLVAENASLSDDPAFSSEPFLTAKKVKIGVELLPLLLSKKVSITGFAIDEPKINLIRHADGMWNYSTIGGAHAAKPAGSSSATPDVSIAKITVTNGQLTVNTEAAAGAAATPKRTYDQLNIEAKNFTFEKQFPYNVSAHLPGDGTVSIAGNVGPINQKDASLTPFSAKLSVKHLDPTAAGFADAASGLSGTIDAIDGTATWNGQQLHVVDLVVDTPKLTLTDNGKPKAAAPAKAPDSSDMMSTFSADHLQVKNGQLTLTAPGRKNPAVYQQLNAEITGLTPTSSAPFKLTAQIPGGGSVTADGTAGPLNQTNAMATPLNAHAVLNHVDLAASGVVAPDAGIKGLANLDVKALSDGKNLNANVSTNIQGLQLAANGSPSAKPVDVQIAVAQDMQTQAGQVQKAVITIGRAVVNIGGTYQLSGSTTTLNLQVNGQALPVDELQEFLPSVGVHLPTGSRLQGGTLTMNLNVAGSSAEPVISGPIRLENTNLAGFDLGSKLQAVTALTGAKTGSTTAIRSLSTNIRVQGGNVRTDNLVLDMPALGTATGAGTVAASGALNYNVVLKLTGLLGSGKGGAAAGAGGIAGALMGMIPGGGAAGSVGGIAAGALRNGIPVAIGGTTSNPTFTPNMAGALSSGASAFTGGSKNPVSKQSPTNSLTNALGGLLNKHK comes from the coding sequence ATGACGGGACGCTACAGGACTTTACTGTTGGCTTTGGGTGGTGTGGTGGCTCTGGTGGTCGTTGCCGGACTGGCGGTTCCTCTGTTTTTGAATGCGGACAGCTTCAGGGAGCGCATTGAGCAGGAGATTTCGAGTTCGCTGGGGCGGAAGGCGACGCTGGGCAAGCTGGACCTTTCGGTCTTCTCCGGCAGCCTGGTGGCGGAGAATGCTTCCCTCTCCGACGACCCGGCCTTCAGCAGCGAGCCTTTTCTTACGGCGAAAAAGGTGAAGATCGGCGTTGAGCTGCTTCCGCTGCTCCTGAGCAAGAAGGTGAGCATCACCGGCTTTGCGATCGATGAGCCGAAGATCAACCTGATTCGCCATGCGGACGGGATGTGGAACTATTCGACGATTGGCGGAGCGCATGCGGCGAAGCCTGCGGGCAGCAGCAGTGCGACGCCGGATGTGAGCATTGCGAAGATCACAGTCACGAACGGGCAGCTGACCGTCAACACGGAAGCTGCGGCGGGGGCGGCGGCTACTCCGAAACGCACTTACGATCAGCTGAATATTGAAGCGAAGAACTTCACATTTGAGAAGCAGTTTCCGTACAACGTGTCGGCACATCTTCCGGGAGATGGGACGGTTAGCATTGCCGGCAATGTGGGGCCGATTAACCAGAAGGACGCTTCGCTGACTCCGTTTTCGGCGAAGCTGTCGGTCAAGCACCTTGATCCGACGGCGGCTGGTTTTGCCGATGCTGCTTCCGGGCTGTCAGGCACGATTGATGCGATCGACGGCACCGCAACGTGGAACGGGCAGCAGCTTCACGTGGTCGATCTGGTGGTCGATACGCCGAAGCTGACGCTGACGGACAACGGCAAGCCAAAGGCTGCGGCTCCGGCGAAGGCACCTGACTCCAGCGATATGATGAGCACCTTCTCGGCCGATCATCTACAGGTGAAGAACGGGCAGCTAACGCTGACGGCTCCGGGGAGGAAGAACCCGGCGGTGTATCAGCAGCTGAATGCGGAGATCACGGGACTGACACCGACAAGCTCGGCTCCGTTCAAGCTGACGGCGCAGATTCCCGGTGGTGGTTCGGTGACGGCGGATGGAACGGCGGGGCCACTGAACCAGACGAATGCCATGGCTACTCCGCTGAATGCGCATGCGGTGTTGAACCATGTGGATCTGGCGGCGAGCGGTGTTGTTGCACCGGATGCGGGGATCAAGGGGCTGGCCAATCTGGACGTCAAGGCGCTTTCGGACGGCAAGAACCTGAATGCGAATGTCTCGACGAACATACAGGGTCTGCAGCTGGCGGCGAATGGATCTCCTTCAGCCAAACCCGTCGATGTGCAGATCGCCGTAGCGCAGGATATGCAGACGCAGGCTGGGCAGGTACAGAAGGCAGTGATTACGATTGGCCGCGCGGTGGTGAATATTGGCGGCACCTATCAGCTAAGCGGATCAACGACGACGCTGAATTTGCAGGTAAATGGACAGGCGCTGCCGGTGGATGAGCTGCAGGAGTTTCTTCCTTCGGTGGGCGTTCACCTGCCGACGGGATCGCGGCTGCAGGGCGGAACGCTGACAATGAATCTGAATGTAGCGGGCTCGTCGGCGGAGCCGGTGATCAGCGGGCCGATCCGGCTGGAGAATACGAATCTTGCGGGGTTCGATCTGGGCTCGAAGCTGCAGGCGGTTACGGCGCTGACGGGTGCGAAGACGGGTTCGACGACGGCGATCCGTTCGCTGAGCACGAATATTCGTGTGCAGGGTGGCAATGTGCGCACGGACAACCTGGTGCTGGATATGCCTGCGCTGGGTACGGCGACGGGGGCTGGAACGGTCGCGGCTTCAGGAGCGTTGAACTACAACGTGGTGCTGAAGCTGACGGGTCTACTGGGAAGCGGCAAAGGTGGCGCGGCGGCAGGAGCGGGCGGCATTGCCGGGGCTCTGATGGGGATGATTCCCGGAGGCGGGGCGGCGGGTTCGGTTGGAGGCATTGCCGCCGGAGCGCTTCGTAACGGCATTCCGGTAGCGATTGGAGGAACGACGTCGAATCCGACGTTTACGCCGAATATGGCCGGTGCGCTGAGCAGTGGGGCGAGCGCCTTTACGGGGGGAAGCAAGAATCCGGTCAGCAAGCAGTCGCCGACGAACTCATTGACCAATGCGCTGGGCGGGTTGCTGAACAAGCATAAGTAA
- a CDS encoding DinB family protein produces MTEKREKTEKPEKKVEPWLRGTHTATDAVRRGVLHALELAAEDIALWCDPLDGTQMELQPLNLPSVGFHLRHIARSLDRLLTYAEGHQLSERQLKLLRSEAEYVDREATLMEFAEAIEISFKRILAIPLATYEQPRFVGRQKLPTTVGGLLVHVADHTQRHVGQAITTAKVVMAQRV; encoded by the coding sequence ATGACGGAGAAGCGCGAGAAAACCGAGAAGCCTGAGAAAAAAGTCGAGCCCTGGCTCCGCGGAACCCATACCGCAACCGACGCTGTGCGCCGCGGCGTCCTGCACGCCCTCGAGCTTGCCGCCGAAGACATTGCTCTCTGGTGCGACCCTCTCGACGGCACCCAGATGGAACTTCAGCCGCTCAACCTGCCCTCCGTTGGCTTCCATCTGCGCCACATCGCCCGCTCGCTCGACCGCCTGCTCACCTACGCCGAAGGCCACCAGCTCAGCGAGCGCCAGCTAAAACTCCTGCGCTCCGAAGCCGAGTACGTCGACCGCGAAGCTACACTCATGGAGTTCGCCGAGGCCATCGAAATCTCCTTCAAGCGCATCCTCGCCATCCCGCTCGCCACCTACGAGCAGCCCCGATTCGTCGGCCGCCAAAAACTCCCCACAACCGTAGGCGGACTCCTCGTCCACGTCGCCGACCACACCCAGCGCCACGTCGGCCAGGCCATCACAACCGCCAAGGTCGTCATGGCCCAGCGCGTTTAG
- a CDS encoding glycine betaine ABC transporter substrate-binding protein, whose translation MKSRNAAVQRVTPAAILALLLLCIACAPPRSSRITIGAKNFTEQVVLGELLAQQIEAATGQPVARRFYLAGSYICQQALTTGRIDAYVEYTGTALTAILKQPLPPLGQRTQAQVYDTVRRLYATRYRIRVEPGLGFEDTFAMVVRGSDAQSMGLKTISDTIPHAPQMRLGVGYEFEERPDGLHGLEATYGLHFAGSPRLMDLGLLYRALSSNQVDIVAGNSTDGPIRALGFVALEDDKHYFPPYEAVPLVREDSLARHPQIQTAMDQLAGKLSADEVRAMNDAVDRQHRDVAEVVREFRKNKGL comes from the coding sequence ATGAAGTCCCGCAACGCAGCAGTCCAACGAGTCACCCCGGCAGCGATTCTGGCACTGCTCCTTCTCTGCATAGCCTGCGCGCCGCCGCGTTCCTCGCGCATCACCATCGGAGCCAAAAACTTCACCGAGCAGGTCGTCCTCGGCGAGCTCCTCGCCCAGCAGATCGAAGCCGCCACCGGCCAGCCCGTAGCCCGCCGCTTCTACCTCGCCGGAAGCTACATCTGCCAGCAGGCCCTCACCACCGGCCGCATCGACGCCTACGTCGAGTACACCGGCACCGCGCTGACCGCCATCCTCAAGCAGCCTCTGCCGCCCCTCGGCCAGCGTACCCAGGCCCAGGTCTACGACACCGTCCGCCGCCTCTACGCCACCCGCTACCGCATTCGCGTTGAGCCCGGCCTCGGCTTCGAGGACACCTTCGCTATGGTCGTGCGCGGCTCCGACGCACAGAGCATGGGCCTCAAAACCATCTCCGACACCATCCCACATGCTCCTCAGATGCGGCTCGGCGTCGGCTACGAGTTCGAGGAGCGCCCCGACGGCCTCCACGGCCTCGAAGCCACCTACGGCCTCCACTTTGCCGGATCGCCACGCCTGATGGATCTCGGCCTCCTCTACCGCGCCCTCTCGTCGAATCAGGTCGACATTGTCGCCGGCAACTCCACCGACGGCCCCATCCGCGCCCTCGGCTTCGTCGCCCTCGAAGACGACAAGCACTACTTTCCTCCCTATGAGGCCGTCCCCCTCGTCCGCGAGGACTCTCTCGCGCGTCACCCTCAGATTCAAACCGCCATGGACCAGCTCGCCGGCAAGCTCTCCGCCGACGAAGTCCGCGCCATGAACGACGCCGTCGACCGCCAGCACCGCGACGTCGCCGAAGTCGTGCGCGAGTTCCGCAAAAATAAGGGACTATAA
- a CDS encoding ABC transporter permease, with translation MMDVFQKHGSEIARLTFEHLWLTISAMLFAVLIGLPLGIFLARRPAWARPVIGFANIVQTIPSLALFGLLLPVPFLGEDAARLAIVALTGYALLPILRNSYTGIRTVDADLATIADAMGMTTRQKLFKVELPLAASVILAGIRTATVTCVGVVTIAAAIGAGGLGELIFRGVASVDNSLVLAGAIPAALLALVADAVLGLVEKKLSVRRA, from the coding sequence ATGATGGATGTATTCCAAAAACACGGCTCCGAGATCGCCCGCCTGACCTTTGAGCACCTCTGGCTCACCATCAGCGCCATGCTCTTCGCTGTGCTCATCGGGCTGCCGCTCGGCATCTTTCTCGCTCGCCGCCCTGCCTGGGCAAGGCCCGTCATCGGCTTCGCCAACATCGTGCAGACCATCCCCAGCCTCGCCCTCTTCGGACTTCTTCTCCCCGTACCTTTTCTCGGCGAGGATGCCGCCCGTCTCGCCATCGTCGCCCTCACTGGCTACGCGCTTCTCCCCATCCTCCGCAACTCCTACACCGGCATCCGCACCGTAGACGCCGACCTCGCCACCATCGCCGACGCCATGGGGATGACCACCCGCCAGAAGCTCTTCAAAGTCGAGCTCCCCCTCGCCGCCAGCGTCATTCTCGCCGGCATCCGCACCGCCACCGTCACCTGCGTCGGCGTAGTCACCATCGCTGCCGCCATCGGAGCAGGCGGCCTCGGCGAGCTGATCTTCCGCGGAGTCGCCAGCGTCGACAACAGCCTCGTCCTCGCCGGAGCCATCCCCGCCGCCCTCCTCGCTCTCGTCGCCGACGCCGTCCTCGGTCTGGTCGAAAAGAAGCTGTCGGTGCGCCGCGCATGA
- a CDS encoding ATP-binding cassette domain-containing protein, which translates to MPTVGVEFAKVSYTPAGGHLVLRDISLALETGTTTAILGRSGSGKTTLLRMVNGLVLPTSGEVFVAGRELSPSWSGTDVVALRRGIGYVVQETGLFPHMTVERNAALGLELAGRSKSECHDRARQVIELVGLDFDRLHTRYPWQLSGGQRQRVGLARALALDPPILLMDEPFGSLDPITRAELQTMLKALLKRMQKTTLLVTHDLDEAIYLADRIVFLADGVIAADLASGDVLASENPQVKDYVSAIRHTIKA; encoded by the coding sequence ATGCCCACGGTTGGCGTTGAGTTCGCGAAGGTGAGCTATACGCCTGCAGGTGGGCATCTTGTTTTGCGCGATATCTCGCTCGCGCTCGAAACCGGAACCACCACCGCCATCCTCGGCCGCAGCGGCTCCGGCAAAACCACCCTTCTCCGCATGGTCAACGGGCTGGTCTTGCCCACCTCTGGCGAAGTCTTCGTCGCTGGCAGGGAACTGTCGCCCTCATGGAGCGGTACCGACGTTGTCGCCTTACGACGCGGCATCGGCTATGTCGTGCAGGAGACCGGTCTCTTTCCCCACATGACCGTCGAGCGCAACGCCGCCCTCGGCCTTGAGCTTGCCGGACGCTCAAAGTCCGAGTGCCACGACCGCGCCCGTCAGGTGATCGAGCTCGTCGGTCTCGACTTCGACAGGCTGCACACACGCTACCCGTGGCAGCTCTCCGGTGGCCAGCGCCAACGCGTCGGCCTCGCCCGTGCCCTGGCTCTCGATCCGCCCATTCTCCTCATGGACGAGCCCTTCGGCTCGCTCGATCCCATCACCCGTGCCGAGCTCCAGACGATGCTGAAGGCTCTCCTCAAGCGCATGCAGAAGACCACCCTCCTCGTCACCCACGATCTGGATGAGGCCATCTACCTCGCCGACCGCATCGTCTTTCTCGCCGACGGAGTGATCGCGGCAGACCTTGCCTCCGGCGATGTTCTCGCCTCTGAAAATCCTCAAGTAAAAGATTATGTTTCTGCAATTCGACACACAATAAAAGCATGA
- a CDS encoding AAA family ATPase: MRRRPRRGPNDSESTGKSGQELPTNQPAPLKPSYSDPVPDSGVQHAEEIPAPVANTQHQVPAPETPEQKVVVETQPESLATPPAELPPARSPKGFVVLTIGLPGSGKTTWYKRRGVTPLSSDLLRTILFDDITEQRYQGLVFSTLRSLLRARLIAKMPWNYVDATNLSPHERRQWIRMAKSFGYEVQAVFFDVPLAVCMERNRKRERSVTDEVMQKMADRLKAPTFKEGFEKITIVRVKGQPGSAVQTTGQPAEAASEEASPQHGHDFDPEAAQ, from the coding sequence ATGAGACGACGCCCAAGACGTGGACCGAATGATTCGGAGTCCACGGGCAAGAGCGGGCAGGAACTGCCCACGAACCAGCCAGCACCGCTGAAACCCTCTTACTCCGACCCTGTGCCCGACTCTGGCGTACAGCATGCGGAAGAGATTCCGGCGCCTGTTGCCAACACGCAGCACCAGGTGCCTGCACCCGAGACTCCCGAGCAGAAGGTCGTCGTCGAGACGCAGCCTGAATCGCTCGCGACGCCACCCGCAGAACTGCCTCCGGCCCGCTCGCCGAAGGGCTTCGTGGTGCTCACCATTGGGCTTCCGGGCTCCGGCAAGACCACCTGGTACAAGCGCCGCGGTGTTACGCCGCTGTCGAGCGATCTGCTGCGCACCATCCTCTTCGACGACATCACCGAGCAGCGTTATCAGGGACTGGTCTTCTCCACGCTGCGCAGTCTGCTGCGCGCGCGATTGATCGCCAAGATGCCGTGGAACTATGTCGACGCCACTAACCTCTCGCCGCACGAGCGACGCCAGTGGATTCGCATGGCCAAGAGCTTCGGCTACGAGGTGCAGGCCGTCTTCTTCGACGTGCCGCTGGCCGTCTGCATGGAGCGCAACCGCAAGCGCGAGCGTTCCGTGACCGACGAGGTCATGCAGAAGATGGCAGACCGTCTCAAGGCCCCCACCTTCAAGGAAGGTTTCGAGAAGATCACCATCGTTCGCGTCAAAGGCCAACCCGGCAGCGCCGTCCAGACAACGGGCCAGCCTGCTGAGGCTGCGTCGGAAGAAGCGAGCCCGCAGCACGGTCACGACTTCGACCCCGAGGCCGCGCAGTAG
- the gap gene encoding type I glyceraldehyde-3-phosphate dehydrogenase, whose amino-acid sequence MAVKVGINGFGRIGRNVFRSALGNPDIEFVAVNDLTTPATLAHLLKYDSILGNLHHDIKHGADYVSVDGKQIKVFAERDPAKLDWASVGAQVVVESTGFFTDAEKAKAHLGSTVKKVIISAPASNEDITIVLGVNEGKYDAAKHHVISNASCTTNCLAPVVKVLHDNFGIVNGLMNTIHSYTNDQVVLDAPHKDLRRARAAALSMIPTSTGAAKALKLVIPEMAGKLDGFSIRVPTPTVSVVDLTFLSEKPISVESINAAIKAAAEGPMKGILGYTDEELVSSDFRGNPLSSIFDSKLTKVIGNTGKIISWYDNEWGYSNRVKDLILFLVNKGL is encoded by the coding sequence ATGGCTGTAAAGGTAGGTATCAACGGCTTCGGCCGTATCGGACGGAATGTCTTTCGCAGCGCTCTGGGCAATCCTGATATTGAATTCGTCGCGGTGAACGACCTCACCACTCCGGCCACGCTGGCACATCTTCTGAAGTACGACTCGATCCTGGGCAATCTGCACCACGACATCAAGCATGGAGCGGACTACGTCTCGGTCGACGGCAAGCAGATCAAGGTGTTCGCGGAGCGCGACCCTGCCAAGCTGGACTGGGCTTCGGTTGGAGCGCAGGTGGTTGTCGAATCGACTGGCTTCTTCACCGATGCAGAGAAGGCCAAGGCGCACCTGGGTTCTACGGTAAAGAAGGTCATCATCTCAGCTCCGGCATCGAACGAAGACATCACGATTGTGCTGGGTGTGAATGAAGGCAAGTACGATGCGGCGAAGCACCACGTGATCTCGAACGCGAGCTGCACGACGAACTGCCTTGCTCCCGTGGTGAAGGTGCTGCATGACAACTTCGGCATCGTGAACGGCCTGATGAACACGATCCACAGCTACACGAACGACCAGGTTGTGCTGGATGCTCCGCATAAGGACCTGCGCCGCGCTCGCGCTGCTGCTCTCTCGATGATTCCAACGAGCACGGGAGCCGCGAAGGCCCTGAAGCTGGTGATCCCGGAGATGGCGGGCAAGCTGGATGGCTTCTCGATCCGTGTCCCGACCCCGACGGTCTCGGTGGTTGACCTGACCTTCCTGTCGGAGAAGCCGATCTCGGTGGAGAGCATCAATGCGGCGATCAAGGCTGCAGCCGAGGGCCCGATGAAGGGCATCCTGGGCTACACGGACGAAGAGCTGGTCTCGAGCGACTTCCGCGGCAATCCGCTGTCGTCGATCTTCGACTCGAAGCTGACGAAGGTGATTGGCAATACCGGCAAGATCATCAGCTGGTACGACAACGAGTGGGGCTACTCGAACCGCGTGAAGGACCTGATCCTGTTCCTGGTGAATAAGGGTCTGTAA
- a CDS encoding DUF6629 family protein has product MDNIELGSFTYDAGIQEGEDVCFSATANFIGSGVLGAVGVVTLTQVKHKRELLFASLPTLFAIHQFIEGFVWLGLDGRLSPDLTHKMAAAFVLYAQGLLPFLIPLSVLLFEADRNSRRRMLPFLALGTGITLYMLWALIAYPLQVFVEHNSIVYINDGTNNTVLAILYVIATCGSLFFSKERDMVSFGAANLIILLIAMAIKRYAFTSVWCAYAAAASIIILAYFWRSKLRRPFRYGEVIWG; this is encoded by the coding sequence GTGGACAATATCGAACTTGGATCGTTCACGTATGATGCGGGCATACAGGAGGGAGAAGACGTGTGCTTTTCGGCAACGGCCAACTTTATCGGAAGTGGCGTACTGGGAGCAGTTGGAGTCGTTACGTTGACTCAGGTCAAGCATAAGCGCGAGCTGCTTTTTGCCTCGCTGCCAACGCTGTTTGCGATCCATCAATTTATCGAAGGCTTTGTCTGGCTCGGCCTCGATGGCCGTCTCTCGCCCGACCTGACGCACAAGATGGCCGCAGCCTTTGTTCTCTACGCACAAGGCCTGCTGCCTTTTCTGATCCCCTTGAGCGTCCTGCTCTTCGAGGCCGACAGAAACAGCCGCCGTCGCATGCTGCCGTTCCTTGCGCTCGGGACAGGCATAACGCTCTACATGCTATGGGCACTCATTGCCTATCCCCTGCAGGTCTTTGTTGAGCACAACAGCATCGTCTACATCAACGACGGAACCAACAACACAGTTCTGGCCATACTTTACGTGATCGCTACCTGCGGCTCTTTATTCTTCTCCAAAGAACGTGACATGGTCTCATTCGGAGCTGCAAACCTCATCATCCTTCTCATTGCGATGGCCATTAAGCGTTATGCCTTCACCTCGGTCTGGTGCGCGTATGCTGCCGCGGCCAGTATCATCATCCTCGCCTACTTCTGGCGAAGCAAGCTGCGTCGTCCCTTCCGATACGGCGAAGTCATCTGGGGATGA
- a CDS encoding RidA family protein: MTRTNIPGTSPYEPIIGFSRAVRIGNQVHVSGTGPVGADDLDVAEQTDQCLTIIATALKNAGASIEHVYRTRMFLTRAEDWEAVGRVHGKFFSITRPAATMVVVKELLDPRWRIEIEADALIPE; this comes from the coding sequence ATGACGCGCACGAATATTCCTGGAACATCTCCCTACGAACCGATCATCGGCTTCTCGCGCGCTGTGCGCATCGGCAATCAGGTGCATGTCTCGGGCACAGGGCCTGTCGGTGCAGACGATCTGGATGTGGCTGAGCAGACGGATCAATGTTTAACGATCATCGCTACCGCATTGAAGAACGCAGGCGCTTCTATTGAGCACGTCTACCGCACACGCATGTTTCTTACACGCGCAGAGGATTGGGAGGCGGTTGGGAGGGTGCATGGGAAGTTCTTCTCGATCACACGCCCGGCGGCGACCATGGTCGTCGTCAAGGAACTGCTTGATCCACGGTGGCGTATTGAGATTGAAGCCGATGCCTTGATTCCGGAGTAA